The Lonsdalea populi genome window below encodes:
- a CDS encoding SmdB family multidrug efflux ABC transporter permease/ATP-binding protein — translation MNNSHPLWPTLKRLLAYGSPWRKPLAVGVVMLWVAAAAEVAGPILISYFIDHLVSKGQFPLMLASGLAAVYVLLQLLAASLHYLQSLTFNRVAVGVVQQLRIDVMDAALRQPLSTFDTQPVGQLISRVTNDTEVVRDLYVMVVATVLRSAALISAMMVAMFSLDWRMALVALTIFPAVMVVMVIYQRYSTPIVRRVRSYLADINDGFNEVISGMSVIQQFRQQARFGKRLSEVSQKHYLARMQTLRLEGFLLRPLLSLFSALVMCGLLLQFGFSSVGSVGVGVLYAFINYLGRLNEPLIELTTQQSMLQQAVVAGERIFALMDGTRQDYGDDLRPLASGRIDIGDVTFSYRSGKPVLRNINLHIPDKGFVALVGHTGSGKSTLANLLMGYYTPDIGVIRLDQRPLPTLSHTVLRSNVAMVQQDPVVLADSVYANVTLGRDIDEENVWHVLKMVQLAELVRDMPEGIHSRIGEQGNNLSVGQKQLLALARVLVNSPKVLILDEATANIDSGTEQAIQKALRLIRVQTTLVVIAHRLSTIVEADNILVLNHGEIAEQGTHMQLLAQQGRYYQMYQLQLAGQALAEAKRYDTDTAEMSF, via the coding sequence GTGAATAATTCACATCCGCTCTGGCCGACGCTGAAACGTCTACTGGCCTACGGCTCACCCTGGCGTAAGCCGCTGGCGGTAGGCGTGGTGATGCTCTGGGTTGCGGCGGCGGCTGAAGTCGCAGGACCCATACTCATCAGTTATTTTATCGACCATCTCGTCTCAAAAGGGCAGTTCCCGCTGATGTTGGCCAGCGGTTTGGCGGCAGTTTACGTGTTGCTGCAACTCCTCGCCGCATCACTGCACTACCTGCAATCGTTGACCTTTAATCGGGTTGCGGTGGGCGTCGTACAGCAATTACGCATCGATGTGATGGACGCCGCGTTACGTCAACCGCTGTCGACGTTCGATACTCAGCCTGTCGGGCAACTGATTTCCCGGGTGACGAACGATACGGAAGTGGTCCGGGATCTCTACGTGATGGTGGTGGCGACGGTGCTGCGCAGCGCGGCGCTCATCAGCGCCATGATGGTGGCGATGTTCAGCCTTGATTGGCGTATGGCGCTCGTTGCGCTGACCATTTTTCCGGCTGTGATGGTGGTGATGGTTATTTACCAGCGCTATAGTACGCCCATCGTGCGCCGTGTGCGTAGTTATCTGGCGGATATCAACGATGGCTTTAACGAAGTCATCAGTGGTATGAGCGTCATTCAGCAATTTCGTCAGCAGGCTCGGTTCGGCAAACGCCTGAGTGAAGTCAGTCAAAAGCACTATTTAGCGCGTATGCAAACGCTGCGTCTGGAAGGCTTTCTGTTACGTCCGCTGCTGAGCCTGTTTTCCGCGTTGGTGATGTGCGGGCTTCTGTTGCAGTTCGGCTTTAGCTCGGTCGGCTCGGTAGGTGTTGGCGTGTTATATGCCTTCATTAACTATCTTGGACGGCTCAACGAACCCTTGATTGAGCTGACGACTCAGCAGTCGATGCTGCAGCAAGCCGTCGTGGCCGGAGAGCGTATTTTCGCGCTGATGGATGGCACGCGTCAGGATTATGGCGACGATTTACGTCCCCTAGCCAGCGGGCGCATTGATATCGGCGATGTAACTTTCTCTTACCGCAGCGGCAAGCCGGTATTACGTAACATCAATCTGCACATCCCTGATAAGGGATTTGTCGCGCTGGTGGGGCATACCGGCAGCGGCAAGAGCACGCTGGCGAATCTGCTTATGGGGTATTACACCCCCGATATTGGCGTCATTCGGCTGGATCAGCGTCCGCTGCCGACGTTGTCTCACACCGTGCTGCGCAGCAATGTGGCAATGGTTCAGCAGGATCCGGTGGTCCTCGCGGACTCGGTCTATGCAAACGTCACGTTGGGTCGAGATATCGATGAAGAGAACGTGTGGCACGTGCTGAAAATGGTGCAACTGGCTGAGCTGGTCAGGGATATGCCTGAGGGGATTCATAGCCGAATCGGCGAGCAGGGTAATAACCTTTCCGTGGGGCAAAAACAGCTGCTTGCGCTGGCCCGCGTACTGGTGAATTCGCCTAAAGTGCTCATTCTTGATGAGGCGACCGCTAATATCGATTCTGGAACCGAACAAGCTATCCAGAAGGCGCTACGGTTGATTAGAGTTCAAACCACGCTGGTGGTCATCGCCCACCGCTTATCCACCATCGTCGAGGCGGACAATATTCTGGTGCTTAACCACGGAGAAATTGCTGAGCAGGGAACACATATGCAATTGCTGGCTCAGCAAGGACGTTATTATCAGATGTATCAGCTACAGCTGGCAGGACAAGCCCTTGCAGAGGCTAAACGCTACGACACTGACACTGCGGAGATGTCTTTCTAG
- the glnK gene encoding P-II family nitrogen regulator — protein sequence MKLVTVVIKPFKLEDVREALSSIGIQGLTVTEVKGFGRQKGHAELYRGAEYSVNFLPKVKIDIAIADDQLDEVIDVISKAAYTGKIGDGKIFVAELQRVIRIRTGETDEAAL from the coding sequence ATGAAACTGGTGACTGTGGTAATTAAACCATTCAAGTTGGAAGACGTGCGAGAAGCCCTGTCTTCTATTGGTATTCAAGGTCTTACCGTCACAGAGGTGAAGGGGTTCGGACGCCAAAAGGGCCATGCGGAATTGTACCGCGGCGCGGAATACAGTGTGAACTTCTTGCCTAAAGTGAAAATAGATATCGCTATCGCTGACGATCAGCTCGATGAAGTGATTGATGTGATCAGCAAAGCCGCCTACACCGGCAAGATTGGCGACGGTAAGATCTTTGTCGCCGAATTACAGCGCGTCATTCGCATCCGTACCGGCGAAACAGATGAAGCTGCACTATAA